One window of the Flavobacteriaceae bacterium YJPT1-3 genome contains the following:
- a CDS encoding response regulator transcription factor, whose protein sequence is MHTCKIVICDDHVLFAQSLEALVSTFEGCQVLFLAKNGKDLLDQLDQSKELPNTILLDYNMPVMDGYEALLKISERYPTVKVIVLTINQEEEVIIKMLRAGARGFLSKDIHPKTLKNALMEVHDSGYFFTEHITATMLSAGENKGLKIDQIHLSERELDFLKLACTDKTYKEIAELMCLSPKTIDNYRDSLFKKLKVRSRIGLVLYAVRNHIITAETI, encoded by the coding sequence ATGCATACCTGTAAGATTGTCATTTGTGATGATCACGTGCTTTTTGCACAATCGCTGGAAGCCCTGGTCAGTACCTTTGAGGGCTGTCAGGTGTTATTCCTTGCCAAAAATGGAAAAGACCTGCTTGACCAACTAGATCAAAGCAAGGAGCTTCCTAACACCATACTGCTGGATTACAATATGCCGGTCATGGACGGCTACGAAGCTTTACTCAAGATCAGTGAGCGATATCCTACAGTCAAAGTGATCGTTTTGACCATCAATCAGGAAGAAGAGGTCATCATTAAAATGCTTCGAGCCGGCGCTCGAGGATTTCTATCTAAAGACATACATCCCAAAACATTGAAAAATGCCTTGATGGAGGTGCATGATTCCGGATATTTTTTTACCGAGCATATTACCGCCACCATGCTTTCAGCGGGCGAGAATAAAGGCTTAAAGATCGATCAGATTCATTTGAGTGAACGGGAATTAGACTTTTTAAAACTGGCCTGTACGGATAAGACCTATAAAGAAATTGCAGAATTAATGTGTTTGAGTCCGAAGACCATTGACAATTACCGAGATAGTTTGTTCAAAAAATTAAAAGTGCGCAGTAGAATAGGTCTGGTGCTTTATGCGGTTCGTAATCACATCATAACCGCAGAGACCATTTAA
- a CDS encoding aldehyde dehydrogenase, protein MSQDLASLHHQQRAYFASGKSRPLATRKACLQRLKKEISERQEAIHQALYADFKKPYFESLISESAYVLKEIDLYLKYLKKWALPERVPATLLNFPSRDYIYKEPYGCTLIISPWNYPFNLAMAPLIAAIAAGNTAVIKPSEKAPATAQILQEIVSAVFPPGQVSVVTGGKDVAQGLLALRWDYIFFTGSVAVGKKVAEAAAPQLTPLTLELGGKNPCIVDETANLEVAARRIVWGKFFNAGQTCLAPDYLLVHEHVKEAFVTHFSNALKKAYGEHPKTSEDFARIIDQEHFERLEKLLHDEKVLLGGATDPTDRYIAPTLVDAPDFRESELMEEEIFGPILPLLTYRQLEDLDHYVDRYAKPLSLYVFSTNKQFKNSIVDRYAFGGGVINDTLVHFVNDKLPFGGVGHSGMGAYHGKYGFMTFSHQKSVVKRGNWPDIPFRYAPYKKKMRWMKRLMKWL, encoded by the coding sequence ATGAGCCAAGATCTTGCTTCTTTACACCATCAACAACGCGCCTATTTTGCAAGCGGCAAGAGCCGGCCTCTTGCTACCCGTAAAGCGTGCCTCCAACGGCTCAAGAAAGAAATAAGCGAGCGGCAGGAAGCTATTCATCAGGCCTTATACGCCGACTTTAAAAAGCCTTACTTCGAGAGCCTGATTTCAGAATCTGCCTATGTATTGAAAGAAATCGATCTCTATTTAAAATACTTAAAAAAATGGGCCTTACCTGAGCGTGTCCCCGCCACCCTGCTCAATTTTCCCTCTAGGGATTATATTTATAAAGAACCTTACGGATGTACGTTGATCATCTCTCCCTGGAACTACCCTTTCAATCTGGCGATGGCTCCCCTTATCGCGGCGATCGCAGCAGGCAATACCGCAGTGATCAAACCCAGCGAAAAAGCACCGGCCACAGCGCAAATCCTTCAAGAGATCGTTAGTGCTGTATTTCCGCCAGGACAGGTAAGCGTAGTTACCGGAGGAAAAGATGTCGCCCAGGGTTTGCTCGCCCTGCGTTGGGATTACATCTTTTTCACCGGCAGTGTTGCCGTAGGTAAGAAAGTGGCAGAGGCTGCCGCACCCCAGCTGACTCCCCTAACCCTGGAACTAGGGGGTAAGAATCCCTGTATCGTGGATGAAACTGCAAATCTTGAGGTGGCTGCACGGCGAATCGTCTGGGGAAAATTCTTTAATGCCGGCCAAACTTGCCTGGCCCCCGACTATCTTCTGGTCCACGAGCACGTCAAAGAAGCATTTGTCACTCACTTTAGTAATGCGCTGAAAAAAGCCTATGGAGAACATCCGAAGACTTCTGAAGATTTTGCACGCATTATCGACCAGGAGCATTTCGAGCGATTGGAAAAGTTATTGCACGATGAAAAGGTACTGCTGGGCGGAGCAACAGATCCAACAGACCGCTATATCGCACCTACTTTAGTCGATGCGCCTGACTTTCGCGAAAGCGAACTCATGGAGGAGGAAATCTTTGGCCCTATTCTTCCGCTACTCACCTATCGGCAGCTAGAAGATTTGGATCATTACGTAGACCGATACGCCAAACCCTTGTCGCTGTACGTGTTCAGTACCAATAAGCAGTTTAAAAATTCCATCGTAGATCGTTATGCTTTTGGCGGTGGAGTCATCAATGATACACTAGTTCATTTTGTCAACGACAAACTCCCATTTGGGGGCGTGGGTCACAGCGGTATGGGTGCCTACCACGGAAAATATGGCTTTATGACCTTCTCTCATCAAAAATCAGTGGTCAAACGCGGGAATTGGCCGGACATACCTTTTCGCTATGCACCGTACAAAAAGAAGATGCGTTGGATGAAGCGATTGATGAAGTGGCTTTAA